In Terriglobales bacterium, a single window of DNA contains:
- the ccsB gene encoding c-type cytochrome biogenesis protein CcsB — MARERVATHPGARGNTLLVLLSLTVVTLLFVAFLGNVKSGNLVSEASLLYVTLIFYGAATALYLAFGVTGLERYVRFALGSTWLGFLANTLAFAHRWWTAGHPPFSSIYEMLLSFVWTLAALTLVAERRFAVRVLGTVTMPLAVVGVVLMQLLPSEVRPLVPALQSTWLHVHVTFAMLAYAACAVSFALALMFLIQDRMHTDTFLAVTSALSTGIYLGMLTRFAPAGGLRVIAWDFAERREVFLAPQARLFVVIPDLGWLFLAVTVAVAAPLALYVWSRWRKDERALNWANSAFYLGLLFQALALTAFVLRARGGNYASLEAEGLYPTSLSASPFLLAGLVGGIFASVLYLMLYWRRHDLERLLPSADALDRLTYKTIGIAFPLLTLMIAAGAYWANRTWGAYWSWDQKETWAAITWLVYAGYLHMRITRGWRGRRAAYFAILGFAVVIFTFFGVTYLLGGLHAYA; from the coding sequence ATGGCTCGTGAACGCGTAGCAACTCATCCCGGCGCGCGCGGCAACACCCTGCTGGTGCTGCTGAGCCTGACCGTGGTCACCTTGCTGTTCGTGGCCTTCCTGGGCAACGTGAAGAGCGGCAATCTGGTGAGCGAGGCCAGCCTGCTCTACGTGACCCTGATCTTCTACGGCGCCGCCACCGCCCTCTACTTGGCCTTCGGCGTCACCGGTCTGGAGCGCTACGTGCGCTTCGCCCTGGGCTCGACCTGGCTCGGCTTCCTGGCCAACACCCTGGCCTTCGCGCACCGCTGGTGGACGGCCGGCCATCCGCCCTTCTCCAGCATCTACGAGATGCTGCTCAGCTTCGTGTGGACGCTGGCCGCGCTCACCCTGGTCGCCGAGCGCCGCTTCGCCGTGCGGGTACTGGGGACGGTGACCATGCCGCTGGCGGTGGTGGGCGTGGTCCTCATGCAACTGCTACCCAGCGAAGTGCGGCCGCTGGTGCCCGCCCTGCAGTCCACCTGGCTGCACGTGCACGTCACCTTCGCTATGCTGGCCTACGCCGCCTGCGCCGTCAGCTTCGCCCTGGCGCTCATGTTCCTCATCCAGGACCGTATGCACACCGACACCTTCCTGGCGGTGACCAGCGCCCTCTCCACCGGCATCTACCTGGGCATGTTGACCCGCTTCGCACCCGCGGGCGGGCTGCGGGTCATCGCTTGGGACTTTGCCGAGCGCCGGGAGGTGTTCCTGGCTCCGCAGGCACGGCTGTTTGTCGTCATCCCCGATCTGGGCTGGCTTTTCCTGGCGGTGACGGTGGCGGTGGCCGCGCCTCTGGCCCTCTACGTCTGGTCGCGCTGGAGGAAGGACGAGCGCGCGCTGAACTGGGCCAATAGCGCCTTCTATCTGGGCCTGCTCTTCCAAGCCCTGGCCCTGACGGCTTTCGTGCTGCGCGCCCGCGGCGGCAACTACGCCTCCCTGGAAGCCGAGGGCCTGTACCCGACCTCGCTCTCCGCCAGCCCCTTCCTGCTGGCCGGGCTGGTGGGCGGGATCTTCGCTTCCGTGCTCTACCTGATGCTCTACTGGCGGCGGCACGACCTGGAGCGCCTGCTGCCCTCCGCCGACGCCTTGGACCGGCTGACCTACAAGACCATCGGCATCGCCTTCCCCCTCCTCACCCTGATGATCGCCGCCGGCGCCTACTGGGCCAACCGTACCTGGGGCGCCTACTGGAGCTGGGACCAGAAAGAGACCTGGGCGGCCATCACCTGGCTGGTCTACGCCGGCTACCTGCACATGCGCATCACCCGCGGCTGGCGGGGGCGCCGCGCCGCCTACTTCGCCATCCTGGGCTTCGCGGTCGTGATCTTCACCTTCTTCGGGGTTACCTACTTGCTCGGTGGCCTGCACGCCTACGCCTGA